The Juglans regia cultivar Chandler chromosome 10, Walnut 2.0, whole genome shotgun sequence genome includes the window CTAACAATAGCCCAACATAACTTAACGTCTAACATACAGAATACCCAACCTATCTGTTCTAATAAGACCCCTGAGCCTCCCCAACCCGTACTCCTCACCCATGAAATCCTAATTCCCATCATTAGTACCAAATTTTGCCAAAAAATCAATCACCATATTTGCTTCTCTAAATACATGAACAATCTGAATATTAAGAGTATAAATAATAGACTGAGTTTCCTcccaaaaatttcacaaatacCAATAATTACAAGACCCCATATGAACCAACCTATAACAACACTAGAATCCGACTCCACCACCAAATCCCTCAACCCCAACTGTTGGTAGAGACGTAACCCATCTAGGAAAGCACGACACTCAGCAATGGTGTTAGTAGCATGCCCATAACAATGTGCAAATCCCCCAAGTACCCGACCATTTGCATTCCGAACAATACCTCCACCACCAGATACACCTGGGTTCCCAATTGAACTCCCATCTACATTAAGCTTAACCATACCCACTTCCGGCGGAGACCAAGCAATCAACCTTGGCCTACGCTCAACAACAGCACCAATGGAAAATTAGGATCACACAAAACCCGTCTATCAAGTGAGCCAAAACTCTTGAAACCAATTCTGAAGATTTGAGTTGTTGGAACCTGATCTAAATACGTACGAAACATgatgttaataattttaatttttgattatCAGTAATCGttgagagtatatatatatatatatatatataatatataattattatatattatatatatatatatatatatatactctcaaCTATTACCGGTAGAATGTGAGAAAGACGGCGATAAGAAAACAAATCTACCATTGAATAATTGtgttcatgaaaaatattgtaccTTAGGCTCTATAGGTTGTGACTTTTGTGTTGATTCTCgtagttctttcttttttttttttttgaaataaaccatTCCTCATTcattaatataaactatttGGTCAATACAAAGGTTATCAATCTGTAAACTATTTAAGACAAACAATGGTGCTTCTTCTATCCATATTTTTTCCTCTACAGTATGTAACGCAGCTCTAGCTAGTTTATGAGCTACTACATTTGTGCCTCTATGTGAGTATTTAACTTTCCAACCTATCCAGCCTTTGATCACCATCTTCAACTCTTCAATAATACTGCCATAGAAAGATAAGTCTTCATCTTGATTGTTCACAGCATTTATCACAATCTGTGCATCCCCCTCGAAGATTACTTTGTCAAAGTTGAGATCTCTACATAAATCCATTGCTGTTCTTAGAGCATAACACTCTGCTAGAGCTGGTTCAACCACATCTTGCTTCTGAGCATGACATGTTGCCATGACCTCTCCCTTCTCATTTCTTATTATGACCCCGGCACCCATCTTTCTTGCTTTAACATCCAAAGCTGCATCCCAGTTTGCCTTAACCCAACTCTGTTCTGGTGGAAGCCATTTTTCACCTCCCATTGCACTGCTATTTCCCCTTTGTCCCATTACCTGAGTTTGAACCTGATGAAACTCATTCAAGGAATCTTCTGCTGCTCTAATAACACTGCTAGGACTGGTGAACTTCTGTTCAAAAATGAAAGCATTCCTTCTGATCCACAAACTCCTCATAATGGCAGCTATTGCTTCCATTTCAGTTTTATGGAGCTTTTTTGTCAAACTCTCCCACAAACTCAATAAATCAGTTTCTTCTTGTATCTTCCATTTCTGCACTATTTTAAGAAACCCCGCCCACACATCATTGGCAGCAGGGCAATACCAGAGAACATGCATTACAGATTCCTCCTCTTGGAGGCATATTGGACACATTGAGTCATCACTAATCTTCTTaacaaataaattcttctttgtCGCCAACAAATCATTAGCTGCCCTCCacataaacattttaactttCCCTGGTATGTTCAGCATCCAAATATGTTTCCATCGACCATCTGATTCATCCCCTCTTGAGTACTCCCCTTGTGCCCTTTTTGTTCTTCCTTGCTCCAAGTAATATGTACTTTTAACACTAAACAAGCCTTTAGTAGTAGGCCCCCAAAACATCTTATCCTCCACCTCATTTCTGCTCAATGGAATACAACAAATCTGTTCAGCTTCTTCTTTCATAAAGATTGCTCTGACTAAGTGCTCATTCCATTCCTTCTTTCCCTCAACCATAAGGTCGCAGACCTTAGCCTCTCCATTCAAAATTGTAATTGGAGACTGAACACAGAAAGTGGATGGGGTAGTCAGCCATTTACTTCCCCAAATTTGGATCCTCTTCCCATTACCTACCCTCCAGCCCCTCTTTTAATAAGCCCATAGAGCTCCAAACACTCCTCCATATCAATGAAGGAGAATGCCCCAGCTTTGCCTCCAACAGATTggaatatctaaaatatttttccttataaatCTTGGCAGTTAGAGAATGAGGATTGTGTAATAATCTCCATCCTTGCTTTGCCAACAAAGCTGTATTAAAATTCTCTAGATCTCTGAATCCCAATCCTCCCTTACCTTTTGATTGCCCCATTTTCTTCCAACTCCTCCAATGAATACAACTCTCTCTTTGCTGGTTGCCCCACCAAAATTTAGCTAGCAAACCATTTAGTTCTGAGCAAAGCTTCTTTGGTAGTCTGAAAACACTCATGGTATAGGAAGGGACAGCTTGCAGCACAGCctttatcaaaatttcttttcctgCACTTGAGAGAAAGGAGTTCTTCcaactattaattttttgccaTATTCTTTCTTTTAGGAACCTAAAAGTGTTGTACTTCGAATTTCCCACCAGAGTAGGAAGTCCCAAATACTTTTCATAGCTCCCTTTCACCATATCCCCACCTTCCCTCAAAATCTTGCTTCTGGTCTCAGAATCAGTATTAGAACTGAAAAAAATGGCTGTCTTATCCTTATTAAGAAACTGACCAGAGGCTCTCTCATAAGAGCTAAGGATCCCTTTCAATTTTATCCACTCCTCAACATTGGCCTTGCCAAATAGAACACAATCATCTGTAAAAAGCAGATGATTAATCCTCAGCCCCCCCTCACAACTGATACTCCTCTAGTAATTCCCTGTTGATCAGAAAAATTCAGCAAAGCACTTAGTCCTTCTGCACACATTATAAACAGGTAAGGGGATAGTAGGTCCCCTTGCCTTAATCCCCTTGAAGGATATATTTTAGCACCTGGCTCACCATTGACCAAAACTGAATAAGTAACTGAGGAAACACATCTCATAATAAGATGTATCCACTTGCTACAAAAACCCAGTTTTACCATTATAGCTTCCAAAAAAGCCCACTCAATTCTGTCATAGGCCTTGGACATATCAAGTTTGATGGCCATGCTACCCTTCTTGCCTGACCTCCTCCCCTTCATAGAGTGAAGAACCTCGTATGCCACCATTATGTTGTCAGTAATAATCCTTCCAGGTATAAAAGCACTCTGGTTGGATGATATTATACTCGATAACACTCCTTTCAGCCTGTTTACAATAACTTTCGAGACAATTTTGTAAATTACATTacaaaggctaattggcctGTACTCAGTAACAAGTAAAGGGCTTTTTGTCTTGGGGATTAGAGCTATATAAGTGAAATTAATAGAAGAGAACAGAGAATTACCATTGAGAAAATTTAGCACTGCATTGCAAACCTCATCACCAATTGTTTCCCAATGGTTTTGATAAAAACAAGccccaaaaccatcaggaccaGGTGATTTCAAGGGACCCATCTGTTGGATAGCAGCCTCTATTTCCACTCTGCAGAATGGCCTAACCAATCTGTTGTTCATCTCACTTGAGACTCGAGCCTCCACATGCTGCACACATTCTGCAATGTCTTCTTGGCTTGGCCTTGATGAGGTAAACAGGTTATTGAAAAAGTTAttaatctaattatatatattagattaatAACTTTTTAGTAAATAGATTGTAATATTAGTCTAATTATATACAGGTAAACAGGTTATATTagtctaattatatatattttttaattttttttagtgattaaggatgttaaaaaaataattaaaaaaatgataaaaaaaaaaataaaaaacttaaaatgacTATGGATAGTAAATAGATTGTAATAGAGTAtaatcctatcactaccctactatatatatagtgatcagCTATAAATTAAAACTCTCTCGATTGGCCAACAAAGAAAGAACTACGAGGAAGAATTAGTCACAAGTGAGGATCAGTGTTCAGGAttattctcctctctctctcccacggaATGGGAGCCTGAGGTGGAGTGGGGGGGCCCACTAGATTCTAACGGAATTTAGGTGGTGGTTTATGAGTGGAAAGGGACGGAAAGGGAGTGGAGTACGGAGGAATACGGTGGAGAAAGGCGCTGAGGGTGGAAAATTACAGAAAAATACAGGGAGGAACAGGGAGAAAGAATGGAGGATTTAGAAGAACAATGGAATAAGCTAAATCtgctggaagaagaagaagctgctATAGTCTTTGATGAAGAAGTTGGCGAGGAGATATCTTACAGAGGAGAATGCAGCCTGGTGGGGAAAGTGTGTATGGACAGAACTATTAGCAAAGAAGTGGTGGAGAACACGATGAAGAGAGTGTGGAAAATAAGCAAACCTGCTAAGTTCCTAGAAGTAGATACAAATGTATTCACTATTACATTTGCAAATCCAGCAGACAAATATCGTGTTTGGAGTGGAAGACCTTGGTCTTTTGATTACCATCTGTTTGCGTTAAAACTTTTTGAGGAAGACACACCACCACAGAAGCTGAGGTTCATGCAGGAGCGTTTCTGGATCCAATTCCATAATCTGCCACTGTCCTGCATGAATGAAGATAGAGGAAGGCAGCTGGGCAATACCATTGGTGTGGTGGAGAAGGTGGATGTTAAAGAGGATGGTAGTGGTTGGGGAAGATATCTGAGGGTCCTGATTGTGATAGATCTTCAAAAACCTCTAGCTAGAGGCAGAACCATCAATGTGAAAGGAGAGAAACTTTGGATCCCCATAAGGTATGAAAAGTTGCCTCGTTTTTGTTTCTCTTGCGGTTGTTTAATTCATGAGAAAGGAGGCTGTGAAAACAAAAATGTAGGGACTGAACAGTATGGGGTATGGTTAAGAGCAGATatgaaaagaggagaaaaaataaaaagagaaggggAATCTGTCAATTTAATGAAGAATAATGTAGGTAAGGGTGGGCATATTCAGGTGGAGGGAGATGATGTTGCAAATAtcgaaaaaggaaagaaagggtTAAATGGAGGAAAAACTAATGGAATGGAAGAGGGACTGAGTGAGGTTGAGTCAGAGGAAATAAGTGCAAAGGAAAATGAGAAGGAGGGAAAGTTAAATGGGGAAGTGATTAGCAATAAACAAGTAGAAGCAGTAAAGAAAAGAACCAATGGGGAGGAAGTAATGAAGGGAGTAGGGTATGAAAAGGAGCTTATATTAGTGGATGAGGAGCAGAAGGGAGATCTGAATGAAACAATACAACATTTAATTATCAAGAAGGGAGAATGGAAGAGAAGGgctagagaaaaaggaaaaaatgtaataaacagaGGTGAGCaattagttaaaaaaagaaGGTATGAAGGGGAAGAGGGGGGAGCTATAAAGAGGTTGAAGGAACAAAAGGATAGTGAAAGTGGAGAGGGGGAGGAATACAATTCTTCAATAAGCATGGTGGTGGCTGTTCAACAGCCCCACCATTCCCAATGAAAATCcttagttggaactgccgagggcttgggaaccctcggacagttcaagatcTTTGCCTTATGGTGAAGGAAAAGGACCCAGATGTGATATTCATTATGGAGACTAAGTTGAAAAGTGAGCAGTGTGTGagattgaagaagagatttagCTGTGAGGGATGTTTTGTTGTGGGATCAGTGGGATCAAAAGGAGGTTTATCTCTATGGTGGAAAAGCAGAATAGAGGTAGAGATACAAAACTTTTCACAAAGGCATATTAGTGCATGGATCtcagaagaaggagaaggggaAAAGTGGTTAATGACTGGTTTTTATGGCCAGCCTGTTACCAACAGAAGAGAAGAAGCGTGGAACTTGCTAAAAGCATTAAAACcaaactccaatcaagggtggTGTGTAataggagattttaatgagattgtttcaaatgatgagaagaTGGGAGGTAGGCCAAGATCAGAGAGACAAATGGAAGGGTTCAGATCAGCACTAGAAGGGGGGAATTTATTTGATCTTGGATGGAGAGGGAATAAGTTTACATGGAGTAATAAGCATGAAGATGAGACATTTACAAAAGAAAGGCTAGATAGGGCAGTGGCTAATTCAAAATGGTCACAAGTGTTCAATGATCATTATGTGGAAGTGCTGACTAGTAGAAGCTCAGACCACAGGCCAATCCTTTTGACTATGAAGAAGAGAGGTGATAAggtttggaggaagagaagGGTCTTTCGATATGAAGCTAGTTGGGTTATGGAGGAGGGTTGTGAGGAAGTCATTAGAGGGGCTTGGCATTCAATGCATAGGAATTCACAAAGTCAAAAGATCCAGGCTAAGCTAGAGTCTTGTAAAACAGCCCTTCAAAGGTGGAGTAGACAGACCAGTTCAGACAGATCAAAAGATATTAAGGAGAAAACTGAGTTATTGAAACAGCTTCAAGATGAAGAGAGCAGTTTTAATGTTGCAGAGATTAAAAGGGTTCAGAGGGAGTTAGGGGCATTGCTTGAAAAGGAAGAtctaaaatggaaacaaagagcaaaaagaaattggtatgCAATGGGGGACAGaaataccaaattttttcatgcttgtgcatcacaaagaagaaggaaaaatgttattaaaaaagtcATGGATGAGCAAAAAATTGTTGGCCAATCGAGAGAGTTTTAATTTATAGctgatcactatatatatagtagggtagtgataggattaTACTCTATTACAATCTATTTACTATCCATAgtcattttaagttttttattttttttttatcatttttttaattatttttttaacatccttaatcactaaaaaaaattaaaaaatatatataattagactAATATTCATTTCcttaaatattaagtaaaataaaaaattaaaaagaaatcaaatataaaaaaagtggtAAATGAATAGTATGAGAATAATAATCCTATTATTTTCCATAACAGATAGGT containing:
- the LOC118349709 gene encoding uncharacterized protein LOC118349709, producing MEDLEEQWNKLNLLEEEEAAIVFDEEVGEEISYRGECSLVGKVCMDRTISKEVVENTMKRVWKISKPAKFLEVDTNVFTITFANPADKYRVWSGRPWSFDYHLFALKLFEEDTPPQKLRFMQERFWIQFHNLPLSCMNEDRGRQLGNTIGVVEKVDVKEDGSGWGRYLRVLIVIDLQKPLARGRTINVKGEKLWIPIRYEKLPRFCFSCGCLIHEKGGCENKNVGTEQYGVWLRADMKRGEKIKREGESVNLMKNNVGKGGHIQVEGDDVANIEKGKKGLNGGKTNGMEEGLSEVESEEISAKENEKEGKLNGEVISNKQVEAVKKRTNGEEVMKGVGYEKELILVDEEQKGDLNETIQHLIIKKGEWKRRAREKGKNVINRGEQLVKKRRYEGEEGGAIKRLKEQKDSESGEGEEYNSSISMVVAVQQPHHSQ